The following coding sequences lie in one Megalodesulfovibrio gigas DSM 1382 = ATCC 19364 genomic window:
- a CDS encoding amidohydrolase family protein: MRTDFHTHAFHPKIASKVCEQLHQHYGAKPSGDGTVDDLLARAEAAGIEQVVALCAATVPAQVQPANDFAMHLQNTYPQITAFGTLHPHGAGWEEELDRLRAAGIKGLKFHPEFQGFWMDDPMLLPLLEASQDFIWMFHVGDAAPPEQNPSCPIKLGKILDRFPDARVVAAHLGGYRHWDWAVEHLAGRDVWFDTSSSMPFIRQETLERILRKHDPDRILFGSDYPLFDPVESMEALQARAGVDDATLERYWRNAETLLAE; the protein is encoded by the coding sequence ATGCGTACCGATTTCCATACCCACGCGTTTCATCCCAAGATTGCGTCCAAGGTGTGCGAGCAATTGCACCAGCACTATGGCGCCAAGCCTTCGGGCGATGGCACCGTGGACGATCTGCTGGCCCGGGCCGAGGCCGCGGGCATTGAGCAGGTGGTGGCCCTGTGCGCCGCCACCGTGCCGGCCCAGGTGCAGCCAGCCAACGATTTCGCCATGCATCTGCAGAATACCTATCCGCAGATCACAGCCTTCGGCACCCTGCATCCGCATGGCGCAGGCTGGGAAGAGGAGCTGGACCGCCTGCGCGCCGCCGGCATCAAGGGGCTGAAATTTCATCCGGAGTTCCAGGGCTTCTGGATGGACGACCCCATGCTGCTGCCGCTGCTGGAGGCCAGCCAGGACTTCATCTGGATGTTCCATGTGGGAGATGCGGCGCCGCCGGAGCAGAACCCCTCTTGTCCCATCAAGCTGGGAAAGATATTGGACAGATTCCCGGACGCCCGGGTGGTGGCCGCGCATCTGGGGGGCTACCGGCACTGGGATTGGGCCGTGGAGCACCTGGCCGGGCGCGATGTGTGGTTTGACACGTCGTCCTCCATGCCGTTCATCAGGCAGGAGACGCTGGAGCGCATCCTCCGCAAGCACGATCCGGATCGAATCCTCTTCGGCAGCGATTATCCGCTGTTCGATCCCGTGGAGTCCATGGAGGCGCTGCAGGCCAGGGCCGGCGTGGACGATGCCACGCTGGAGCGCTATTGGCGCAACGCGGAAACGCTGTTGGCGGAATAG
- the rpmB gene encoding 50S ribosomal protein L28: MSKVCEYCGKGPATGNNVSHANNKSRRRFMPNLQQVRALFSGGTVRKVCVCTQCLRTGVVVKPGPGAKV; encoded by the coding sequence ATGAGCAAGGTGTGCGAATACTGCGGCAAAGGCCCCGCAACGGGCAACAATGTGAGCCATGCCAACAACAAGAGCCGTCGCCGGTTCATGCCCAACCTGCAGCAGGTGCGCGCCCTTTTTAGCGGCGGCACGGTGCGCAAGGTGTGCGTGTGCACCCAGTGCCTGCGCACGGGCGTGGTGGTCAAGCCTGGTCCTGGCGCCAAGGTTTAA
- a CDS encoding ATP-binding protein, whose amino-acid sequence MLRRDTLAPLAVLTIWTLAIAFACMQLVDIQRSATREQLLQEARALFEQIVLSQIWNAEHGGVFVRTATAICPSTPASPPPLVLADGQTLHRIDPACMARQFAALAQAQGNHHSFRMVGLPDDAVDESRGDSPSGWETESLRMFLAGATERWTEAADADGGMNATFQYMAPLVGQPSCGRCHAEHRCEPGAICGGIAITLAADAAQGGTLAAIAGVQRWFVAVWAVGGAGLVAGVWLLVRSRRAALEAGRAKSDFLAAMSHELRTPLNGILGLTDLALAEALSDQQREYLLTSRQSAERLHRLFTFMLEYARLDTRERKTRLGEPFALDDCLQVLRHDLKARALEKGLAFRMVVAPDVPPVLTGDMNMLVVALSQLLDNAVKFTESGAVELRVAVRPCRFPLLQRLAKGNQALRCLAFTVVDTGPGISKELVGKLFEPFFQGDASFSRRHAGVGLGLALARRLAQAMGGKVVLTSEPGQGTTVQLTAQFALPE is encoded by the coding sequence ATGCTGCGACGCGACACCCTTGCTCCCCTTGCCGTCTTGACGATTTGGACCCTGGCCATCGCCTTTGCGTGCATGCAGCTCGTGGACATCCAACGCAGCGCCACGCGCGAGCAACTGTTGCAGGAAGCCCGGGCGCTGTTCGAACAGATTGTCCTTTCCCAGATTTGGAATGCCGAGCATGGCGGCGTGTTCGTGCGCACTGCCACCGCCATCTGTCCGTCAACCCCGGCCTCCCCGCCGCCCTTGGTGCTGGCCGATGGGCAGACGCTGCACCGCATCGATCCTGCCTGCATGGCCCGTCAATTCGCTGCCCTGGCGCAGGCGCAAGGCAATCACCATTCGTTCCGCATGGTGGGGTTGCCGGACGATGCCGTGGATGAGTCCCGGGGCGACTCCCCAAGTGGTTGGGAGACGGAATCCCTCCGCATGTTTCTGGCCGGCGCGACGGAGCGTTGGACGGAGGCTGCCGACGCTGACGGCGGGATGAACGCCACCTTCCAATACATGGCGCCCCTGGTAGGCCAGCCGAGTTGCGGCCGTTGCCATGCGGAACATCGTTGCGAGCCCGGAGCCATTTGCGGCGGCATTGCCATCACCCTGGCGGCAGATGCCGCGCAAGGCGGCACCCTGGCGGCCATTGCCGGGGTACAGCGCTGGTTTGTCGCGGTGTGGGCCGTGGGCGGGGCCGGTCTGGTGGCCGGGGTGTGGCTGCTGGTGCGCAGCCGGCGGGCAGCGCTGGAGGCGGGGCGGGCCAAGAGCGACTTTCTGGCCGCCATGAGCCACGAACTGCGCACGCCCCTCAATGGCATCCTGGGCCTGACGGATCTGGCCCTGGCCGAGGCGCTTTCCGATCAGCAGCGCGAATACCTGCTCACCAGCCGCCAGTCTGCGGAGCGGCTGCACCGGCTGTTCACCTTCATGCTGGAATATGCCCGGCTGGACACCCGGGAACGCAAGACCCGGCTGGGCGAGCCCTTTGCCCTGGACGACTGCCTGCAGGTGCTGCGGCACGACCTCAAGGCCCGGGCCCTGGAAAAGGGGTTGGCGTTCCGCATGGTGGTGGCCCCGGATGTGCCCCCCGTGCTGACGGGGGACATGAACATGCTGGTGGTGGCCCTTTCCCAGTTGCTGGACAATGCCGTGAAGTTCACGGAATCCGGGGCCGTGGAGTTGCGGGTGGCCGTGCGACCGTGCCGGTTTCCCCTGTTGCAGCGGCTGGCCAAAGGGAATCAGGCCCTGCGGTGTTTGGCGTTCACCGTGGTGGATACCGGTCCCGGGATTTCCAAGGAGTTGGTGGGCAAGCTGTTCGAGCCGTTTTTCCAGGGCGACGCCTCCTTTTCGCGCCGGCATGCCGGGGTGGGCCTGGGGCTGGCGCTGGCCAGACGACTGGCCCAGGCCATGGGCGGCAAGGTGGTTTTGACGAGCGAGCCAGGGCAGGGCACCACGGTGCAGCTCACGGCGCAGTTTGCCTTGCCGGAATGA
- a CDS encoding YceD family protein, with amino-acid sequence MPCRMGQPLRADLHLTVHDALAGGGVHIRGKMSGSVLLTCDRCAEDAEAVFDVALDDYEALEGDEEEVLGDAGGKSARAPEAAQEDPVPDLLRQGPSGLEFDVQGYLWQQFMLALPTKPLCAPQCKGLCPHCGTNRNVEQCHCQRDEGDSRLAVLRQLKRS; translated from the coding sequence ATGCCCTGCCGGATGGGTCAGCCTTTGCGGGCCGATCTGCATCTGACCGTGCATGACGCCCTCGCCGGCGGCGGCGTCCACATCCGCGGCAAGATGAGCGGCTCGGTACTTCTGACGTGCGATCGCTGCGCCGAAGATGCCGAGGCCGTTTTTGATGTGGCGCTGGACGACTACGAAGCCCTGGAGGGCGACGAAGAGGAAGTCCTGGGGGATGCTGGCGGCAAAAGCGCTCGCGCCCCGGAAGCGGCACAGGAGGATCCTGTCCCGGATCTGCTGCGGCAGGGACCGTCCGGGCTGGAGTTCGACGTGCAGGGCTACCTGTGGCAGCAATTCATGCTGGCGCTGCCCACCAAGCCGCTGTGCGCGCCCCAATGCAAGGGATTATGCCCGCACTGCGGGACAAACAGAAACGTGGAGCAGTGCCACTGCCAACGCGACGAAGGCGATTCGCGCCTGGCCGTGCTGCGGCAGTTGAAACGCTCCTGA
- a CDS encoding transporter substrate-binding domain-containing protein, whose product MRCVRFFSLLACLLTMVFSAAAFAQSAKPFDIFTQSTLNQVVQRGTLVVGMEVEFWPFEFADETGNPTGFDVDIATLMAQELGVKLEIKDMEWTGLIPALQGGQVDMVISGMTGTLERAKSITFSDPYFVTGLCALVSVKRSPDVAEVKQLNAKGKVLAVKTGTTADLKATAMFPQAEIRRFKDETACVREVVTGNADAFFYDQISIHKHQQQNPDATRAILKPFTYEPYSIAMHKGDFDFWHWTNRFLQTIKADGRYDALYDKYFAGLPKPAN is encoded by the coding sequence ATGCGGTGCGTCCGTTTCTTTTCCCTGCTGGCGTGTCTGTTGACGATGGTCTTTTCCGCGGCTGCCTTTGCCCAGTCCGCCAAACCCTTTGATATCTTCACCCAGTCCACCCTCAACCAGGTGGTGCAGCGCGGCACGCTGGTGGTGGGCATGGAGGTGGAGTTCTGGCCCTTCGAATTTGCGGACGAAACGGGGAACCCCACCGGATTTGACGTGGATATTGCCACCTTGATGGCCCAGGAACTGGGCGTGAAGCTGGAAATCAAGGACATGGAGTGGACCGGCCTCATCCCCGCGTTGCAGGGCGGGCAGGTGGATATGGTCATCTCCGGCATGACCGGCACCCTGGAACGCGCCAAATCCATCACGTTCTCGGATCCATATTTCGTCACCGGCCTGTGCGCCCTGGTGTCCGTCAAGCGTTCGCCCGACGTGGCCGAGGTGAAGCAGCTCAACGCCAAGGGCAAGGTGCTGGCCGTCAAGACCGGGACCACCGCGGACCTGAAAGCCACGGCCATGTTCCCCCAGGCCGAGATCCGCCGCTTCAAGGACGAGACCGCCTGTGTGCGTGAAGTGGTGACCGGCAACGCCGACGCCTTCTTCTACGATCAGATTTCCATCCACAAACACCAGCAGCAGAACCCCGACGCCACCCGGGCCATCCTCAAGCCCTTCACCTACGAGCCGTATTCCATTGCCATGCACAAGGGAGACTTCGACTTCTGGCACTGGACCAACCGGTTCTTGCAGACCATCAAGGCGGACGGACGGTACGATGCGTTGTACGACAAGTATTTTGCCGGCCTGCCCAAGCCTGCCAACTAG
- a CDS encoding glutaredoxin family protein — protein sequence MQNKVMLYALSTCIHCKNAKKYLEDNGVEYESLYVDKLEGDERKAVIEEIKKHNSACSFPTILLDGGERVIIGFKRDELKEALGI from the coding sequence ATGCAAAACAAGGTCATGCTCTACGCCTTGTCCACCTGCATCCACTGCAAGAACGCCAAAAAGTATCTGGAAGACAACGGCGTGGAATATGAATCCTTGTATGTGGACAAGCTTGAGGGGGACGAGCGCAAGGCCGTCATTGAGGAAATCAAAAAGCACAATTCCGCCTGTTCCTTCCCCACCATCCTTCTGGATGGCGGGGAGCGGGTGATCATCGGCTTCAAGCGCGATGAGCTCAAGGAGGCGCTCGGCATATGA
- the uxx1 gene encoding UXX-star selenoprotein family 1, with amino-acid sequence MATARITIYGKAGUPYTSNAREAYKDHQYVDVKADPKHLSKLLDVTKGVRQVPVIVDGGTITVGFGGT; translated from the coding sequence ATGGCCACCGCGCGCATCACCATCTACGGCAAGGCAGGCTGACCCTACACGTCCAACGCCCGTGAGGCCTACAAGGACCATCAGTACGTGGACGTGAAGGCGGATCCGAAGCATCTTTCCAAACTGCTGGATGTGACCAAAGGCGTTCGGCAGGTTCCGGTGATTGTGGACGGCGGGACCATCACCGTCGGCTTTGGGGGGACGTGA
- a CDS encoding rhomboid family intramembrane serine protease, protein MDILPVLFERLGHIRPLRESLRLWSLVLEARGVEHRLRDAIDVPLGWRLEVLDPLAAHAQEEIAAFERENRHGRGRLLPPRSPSALALPGALAVVLGLICMHGLTIGGLGGALGGALGGALGRVTGAPSGSDVHEVWMRLGAADARLMVHFGEWYRAVTALTLHAGPGHLGGNACLGGVFLALAGRELGLGVALCLTVLSGTLGNMLNAWFYDSMHVSIGASTAVFGLLGALTMHRSLVLLAGEGPVADRPALAWARVFGPLVAGIFLLGLFGTGGGEPDDAGRTDVLAHLFGFAAGVGLGWVLHWSGEWTRRPGVGWALGLGSLGLVAAAWGVALC, encoded by the coding sequence GTGGATATTCTCCCTGTCCTTTTTGAACGCCTCGGCCACATTCGGCCGTTGCGCGAATCCTTGCGCCTGTGGTCCCTGGTGCTGGAGGCTCGCGGCGTGGAGCATCGGCTGCGCGATGCCATAGACGTGCCCCTGGGCTGGCGTCTGGAGGTGCTGGATCCCCTTGCGGCGCACGCGCAGGAGGAAATAGCCGCCTTTGAACGCGAGAATCGCCATGGGAGGGGACGCCTTCTGCCGCCGAGGTCGCCGTCTGCCCTGGCCCTGCCTGGGGCCCTGGCTGTGGTGCTGGGGTTGATCTGCATGCACGGCCTCACCATCGGCGGCCTGGGTGGCGCCCTGGGTGGTGCCCTGGGTGGTGCCCTGGGCCGGGTGACCGGGGCGCCTTCGGGGAGCGACGTCCATGAGGTCTGGATGCGTCTGGGTGCCGCCGATGCCCGGCTGATGGTGCATTTTGGCGAATGGTATCGGGCAGTCACCGCGTTGACGCTGCACGCCGGCCCCGGACACCTGGGCGGCAACGCCTGCCTGGGCGGCGTGTTCCTGGCCCTGGCCGGTCGGGAGCTGGGCCTGGGCGTGGCCCTGTGCCTGACCGTTCTTTCCGGCACCCTGGGCAACATGCTCAACGCCTGGTTTTATGACTCCATGCATGTGAGCATCGGCGCGTCCACGGCGGTGTTCGGCCTGCTGGGCGCGCTGACCATGCATCGCAGTCTGGTGCTGCTGGCCGGGGAAGGCCCGGTGGCGGACCGGCCGGCCCTGGCCTGGGCCCGGGTGTTCGGCCCGCTGGTGGCGGGTATTTTTCTGCTGGGGTTGTTTGGCACTGGCGGCGGCGAGCCGGACGACGCAGGACGCACGGACGTGCTGGCGCATCTGTTCGGCTTTGCGGCGGGCGTGGGGCTGGGCTGGGTGCTGCATTGGTCTGGCGAGTGGACCCGGCGGCCCGGCGTGGGCTGGGCGCTGGGGCTTGGCAGCCTTGGCCTTGTGGCGGCGGCATGGGGCGTGGCATTGTGCTGA
- a CDS encoding FxsA family protein: MMLRLFLAFTLIPVLELYLLVKVGTQIGVFTTVAIVFLSGFAGAWLARREGMNVVLRIREQLARGVMPASELMDGACVLVAAVLLVTPGFITDALGLALLVPAARTLLKVQLVRWFERAVQRGQVHVMHGGMHRGQQGRPKEPPPYDIDV, from the coding sequence ATGATGCTTCGACTGTTCCTCGCCTTCACCCTCATTCCGGTGCTGGAGCTGTATCTGCTGGTCAAGGTGGGCACGCAGATTGGCGTGTTCACCACGGTGGCCATCGTGTTCCTGTCCGGGTTTGCCGGGGCCTGGCTGGCCCGGCGTGAGGGCATGAACGTGGTGCTGCGCATTCGCGAGCAGCTTGCCCGCGGCGTGATGCCGGCCTCCGAGCTCATGGACGGCGCCTGCGTGCTGGTGGCTGCCGTGCTGCTGGTGACGCCGGGCTTTATCACCGATGCCCTGGGTCTGGCGCTTCTGGTGCCGGCAGCCCGGACGCTGCTCAAGGTGCAGCTGGTCCGCTGGTTCGAGCGCGCCGTGCAGCGCGGGCAGGTGCATGTGATGCATGGCGGCATGCACCGTGGCCAGCAGGGCCGCCCCAAGGAGCCGCCGCCGTACGACATCGACGTCTGA
- a CDS encoding glycine betaine ABC transporter substrate-binding protein, which translates to MQRLVFKLLMVALVLGLSLPGMAQAAKAPKGSVNLVYVEWSSEVASTNVVKALLEQAGYTVEITPVSAAAMWQAVASDNTVDGMVAAWLPTTHGHYLDKVKDKVEDLGPNLTGTRIGLVVPEYVTIRSIDELNANADKFKGQIVGIDPGAGLMSKTETAIKEYALDKLTVMEGSGATMTAALADAVKNKQWVVVTGWTPHWKFAKWPLKYLEDPKNVFGGDEFINTIVRKDLKKDKPEVHAILDRFEWTPEDMAAVMISIEDGMAPEAAAKKWLAAHPDKVKAWLGQ; encoded by the coding sequence ATGCAACGACTCGTCTTCAAGCTGCTCATGGTCGCACTGGTGCTTGGCCTTTCGCTCCCCGGCATGGCCCAGGCGGCCAAGGCTCCCAAAGGCTCCGTCAATCTGGTGTATGTGGAATGGTCCTCGGAAGTCGCCTCCACCAACGTGGTCAAGGCGCTGCTGGAACAGGCCGGCTACACTGTGGAGATCACCCCCGTCAGCGCGGCGGCCATGTGGCAGGCCGTGGCCAGCGACAACACCGTGGACGGCATGGTGGCGGCCTGGCTGCCCACCACCCACGGCCACTACCTGGACAAGGTGAAAGACAAGGTGGAGGATCTGGGCCCCAACCTCACCGGCACGCGCATCGGTCTGGTCGTGCCGGAATACGTGACCATCCGCTCCATTGACGAGCTCAATGCCAACGCCGACAAGTTCAAGGGTCAGATCGTGGGCATCGACCCCGGCGCGGGGCTGATGTCCAAGACCGAGACCGCGATCAAGGAATACGCGCTCGACAAATTGACCGTGATGGAAGGCTCCGGCGCCACCATGACCGCAGCCCTGGCCGATGCCGTGAAGAACAAGCAGTGGGTGGTGGTTACCGGCTGGACACCCCATTGGAAGTTCGCCAAGTGGCCCCTGAAGTATCTGGAAGACCCCAAGAACGTCTTCGGCGGCGATGAGTTCATCAACACCATCGTGCGCAAGGACCTGAAGAAAGACAAGCCCGAGGTGCATGCCATCCTGGACCGCTTCGAGTGGACCCCCGAGGACATGGCTGCAGTGATGATCTCGATCGAAGACGGCATGGCCCCCGAGGCTGCCGCCAAGAAATGGCTGGCCGCCCACCCGGACAAGGTCAAGGCCTGGCTGGGCCAGTAG
- a CDS encoding ferredoxin-thioredoxin reductase catalytic domain-containing protein, which yields MTPETLLETLRKLQEPKGYYFNKDTEMTLALMNSLLENKKTYGYMSCPCRLASGEYEKDKDIICPCVYREADVRDYGACFCWLYVSKSWNEDKIEHQYVPERRPPEKVI from the coding sequence ATGACTCCGGAAACGCTGCTCGAAACCCTGCGCAAGCTCCAGGAGCCCAAGGGCTACTACTTCAACAAGGACACGGAAATGACCCTGGCCTTGATGAACAGCCTGTTGGAAAACAAGAAAACCTACGGCTACATGAGCTGCCCGTGTCGCCTGGCTTCCGGGGAATACGAGAAGGACAAGGACATCATCTGCCCCTGCGTGTACCGCGAGGCCGATGTGCGGGACTATGGCGCCTGCTTCTGCTGGCTGTACGTCTCCAAGTCCTGGAACGAGGACAAGATCGAGCATCAGTACGTGCCCGAGCGCCGGCCGCCGGAAAAAGTCATCTGA
- a CDS encoding ABC transporter permease — protein sequence MSWRVPLGTGIEALLDWFSTHFAFATKAFSVVAGQGLSLLEGGLLWLPPWAFLTLAAAGIWRLTRRPRLALAAAAGLGLIWNLGLWTAMVSTLALVSVATCLAIGLGIPLGIAAAMSRAANKTIMPVLDMMQTMPAFVYLIPAIPFFGLGKVAAIFSTVIFSMPPAIRLTCLGITQTPRELVECAEAFGSSRWQKLIKLQLPLAAPTIMAGVNQTVMLALSMVVIAAMIGAKGLGGEVWKAIQRLEMGNGFEAGICIVVVAVILDRILQHVGRRTQA from the coding sequence ATGAGCTGGCGCGTACCGCTGGGAACGGGCATTGAAGCTCTGCTGGACTGGTTCTCCACCCATTTCGCCTTTGCCACCAAGGCCTTTTCCGTGGTGGCCGGCCAGGGCTTGTCCCTGCTGGAAGGCGGCCTCCTGTGGCTGCCGCCCTGGGCGTTCCTGACGCTGGCGGCGGCGGGCATCTGGCGGCTCACCCGGCGACCCCGGCTGGCCCTGGCCGCTGCCGCCGGGCTGGGGCTCATCTGGAATCTGGGGCTATGGACGGCCATGGTCTCCACCCTGGCCCTGGTGAGCGTGGCCACCTGCCTGGCCATCGGGCTGGGGATTCCCCTGGGTATTGCCGCGGCCATGTCCCGCGCGGCAAACAAGACCATCATGCCTGTGCTGGACATGATGCAGACCATGCCCGCCTTCGTTTATCTCATCCCGGCCATTCCGTTTTTCGGCCTGGGCAAGGTGGCGGCCATCTTTTCCACAGTCATCTTTTCCATGCCCCCGGCCATCCGCCTCACCTGCCTGGGCATCACCCAGACCCCGCGGGAACTGGTGGAATGCGCCGAGGCCTTCGGCTCCAGCCGCTGGCAGAAGCTCATCAAGCTGCAACTGCCCCTGGCTGCGCCCACCATCATGGCCGGCGTGAACCAGACCGTGATGCTGGCCCTGTCCATGGTGGTCATTGCAGCCATGATCGGCGCCAAGGGCCTGGGCGGCGAGGTGTGGAAGGCCATCCAGCGCCTGGAGATGGGCAACGGCTTCGAGGCCGGCATCTGCATCGTGGTGGTGGCCGTCATCCTGGACCGCATCCTCCAGCACGTGGGACGCCGCACCCAGGCATGA
- the fliM gene encoding flagellar motor switch protein FliM, with the protein MSKILAQDEVDILLRGLSGGEIEVESDVVEDDSGIVPFDLANQDRIIRGRMPVLEIVNDRFARLCTNALSNSVRKRVELNPISIDMTKFGDFMRSLPVPTSINIFKMEPLRGNAIMVVDSRLVFALVENFFGGAGSQPKIEGREFTRIEQAIIERVIKIALENMEESWRPVHEVHLELIRSEINPQFAAIVPPSDVVVVITFEVELENAIGSMVMCLPYATVEPIRSKLHASFQTERLEIDHAWVARLKERLLETQVEMVVRFGRSKLTGRQLLNLDIGDIIMLDTDTDDLLEGEVEGVLKYHGICGTVKANKAFQIITEEEMRTT; encoded by the coding sequence ATGAGCAAGATTCTGGCCCAGGACGAGGTGGATATTCTCCTGCGGGGACTTTCCGGCGGAGAAATCGAGGTGGAATCCGATGTGGTGGAGGACGATTCCGGCATCGTCCCCTTTGACCTGGCCAACCAGGACCGCATCATCCGCGGCCGTATGCCGGTGCTGGAAATCGTCAACGACCGTTTTGCCCGGCTGTGCACCAACGCGCTTTCCAACTCCGTGCGCAAGCGCGTGGAGCTGAACCCCATTTCCATCGACATGACCAAGTTCGGGGACTTCATGCGGTCCCTGCCGGTGCCCACCTCCATCAACATTTTCAAGATGGAACCCCTGCGGGGCAACGCCATCATGGTGGTGGATTCGCGGCTGGTGTTCGCCCTGGTGGAGAACTTTTTCGGCGGCGCGGGCTCCCAGCCGAAGATCGAGGGCCGGGAGTTCACACGCATTGAACAGGCCATCATTGAGCGGGTCATCAAGATTGCCCTGGAAAACATGGAAGAAAGCTGGCGGCCGGTGCACGAGGTGCATCTGGAGCTGATCCGCAGCGAAATCAACCCGCAGTTCGCCGCCATTGTGCCGCCCTCGGATGTGGTGGTGGTCATCACGTTCGAAGTGGAGCTGGAAAACGCCATCGGCTCCATGGTCATGTGCCTGCCGTACGCCACGGTGGAGCCCATCCGCTCCAAATTGCACGCCAGTTTTCAGACGGAACGCCTGGAGATTGACCATGCCTGGGTGGCGCGCCTCAAGGAACGACTTCTGGAAACCCAGGTGGAGATGGTGGTGCGCTTCGGCCGGTCCAAGCTCACCGGCCGCCAGCTGCTCAACCTGGACATCGGCGACATCATCATGCTGGACACGGATACGGACGACCTGCTCGAAGGTGAAGTCGAGGGCGTGCTCAAGTACCACGGCATCTGCGGCACGGTGAAGGCGAACAAGGCATTTCAGATCATTACGGAAGAAGAAATGCGCACTACCTAA
- a CDS encoding amino acid ABC transporter permease, with product MNALRTRLLVRALLGATLVLVLWQMLGGIEYVWNWEVPWRYRSLYLQGMAYTVVVSVTAICLGLAVGIAAGLARVWPNVLLQELAGLYVACFRGTPLLVQIYIFYFCLAAVLRLQNALVVGTVCLACFSGAYIAEMVRAGVESIDAGQWEAARSTGMRYSQAMRHVIFPQAFRRIIPPVTGQFVSLIKDSSLLSVIAVRELTKAAEVVNATTYKTFEAYLPLAVLYLLLTYPFSLLAQRLERRMTNGRWR from the coding sequence GTGAACGCCTTGCGCACGCGACTGCTGGTGCGCGCCCTGCTGGGCGCGACGTTGGTGCTGGTCCTGTGGCAGATGCTGGGAGGCATCGAGTACGTGTGGAACTGGGAGGTGCCCTGGCGGTACCGCTCCCTGTACCTCCAGGGTATGGCGTACACGGTGGTGGTGTCTGTGACGGCCATCTGCCTGGGCCTGGCTGTGGGCATTGCCGCCGGCCTGGCCCGGGTCTGGCCCAATGTGCTGCTGCAGGAGCTCGCCGGGCTGTATGTGGCCTGTTTTCGCGGCACGCCGCTGCTGGTGCAGATTTATATCTTTTACTTCTGCCTGGCGGCGGTGCTCCGGCTCCAGAACGCCCTGGTGGTCGGCACGGTCTGCCTGGCCTGCTTCTCCGGGGCTTATATTGCGGAGATGGTCCGCGCGGGGGTGGAGTCCATCGACGCCGGACAGTGGGAGGCAGCGCGCTCCACAGGCATGCGCTACAGTCAGGCCATGCGCCATGTGATCTTCCCGCAGGCCTTCCGGCGCATCATTCCGCCGGTGACGGGGCAGTTCGTGTCCCTCATCAAGGACTCCTCGCTGCTGTCCGTCATTGCCGTGCGGGAACTCACCAAGGCCGCCGAGGTGGTGAACGCCACCACCTACAAGACCTTTGAGGCCTACCTGCCCCTGGCGGTGCTGTATCTGCTGCTGACGTACCCGTTTTCCCTGCTGGCCCAGCGCCTGGAACGGCGCATGACCAATGGCCGGTGGCGATGA